The following are encoded in a window of Geobacter metallireducens GS-15 genomic DNA:
- a CDS encoding M67 family metallopeptidase, with product MLTIPRAIHAELIAHAQADAPIEACGILGGIDGAVSAIFRMANTDQSDEHFMMDPKEQFAVVKELRNRGLAMLAIYHSHPETPARPSEEDIRLALTPGVSYVIASLAGAEPDVKAFRITDGVVEPEPIDIVE from the coding sequence ATGCTGACGATTCCCCGCGCGATCCACGCAGAGCTCATCGCTCATGCCCAAGCCGACGCCCCCATTGAGGCGTGCGGCATCCTCGGCGGTATTGACGGCGCCGTCTCGGCCATCTTCCGGATGGCCAACACCGACCAGAGCGACGAGCACTTCATGATGGACCCCAAGGAGCAGTTCGCCGTGGTGAAGGAGTTGCGGAACCGGGGGCTGGCGATGCTTGCCATCTATCACTCCCACCCGGAGACCCCGGCCCGGCCGTCGGAAGAGGATATCCGGCTGGCACTCACTCCCGGCGTTTCCTATGTCATCGCCTCCCTGGCCGGCGCGGAACCCGACGTGAAAGCGTTCCGCATTACTGACGGCGTGGTGGAGCCTGAGCCCATCGATATCGTGGAGTAA